The following proteins are encoded in a genomic region of Rhodoferax aquaticus:
- a CDS encoding flavodoxin domain-containing protein codes for MQITILIGTMHGNATHVAQALELSQGDLGISFTLLPMDGLNIGVFDAPGPFLLCTSTTGSGDVPDNAQALYQSLDHDARYLGHVRFGLIALGDSSYQDSFCGGGKRFDERLRDLGAQRIGPALELDAGGSNAPEDQAIAWCAEWVKLLSASPQHT; via the coding sequence ATGCAAATCACTATTCTCATTGGCACCATGCACGGTAACGCGACCCACGTGGCGCAGGCTTTGGAGTTATCGCAAGGTGATCTGGGCATTTCGTTCACCTTGCTGCCTATGGATGGGCTGAACATTGGTGTGTTCGATGCGCCCGGGCCCTTTTTGCTATGTACTTCCACCACGGGCTCCGGTGATGTGCCCGACAACGCGCAGGCGCTCTACCAGTCCTTGGACCACGATGCACGTTATTTGGGTCATGTGCGCTTCGGGTTAATCGCCTTGGGAGACAGCAGCTACCAAGACAGTTTTTGCGGGGGCGGCAAGCGCTTTGATGAGCGTCTGCGAGACTTGGGCGCACAGCGCATAGGACCCGCCTTGGAGCTAGATGCAGGCGGTAGCAACGCACCGGAAGACCAAGCGATAGCCTGGTGCGCCGAATGGGTCAAGCTACTGAGCGCCAGCCCACAACACACCTAA
- a CDS encoding 3'-5' exonuclease: MNQDPLSSDLFPEIRLPPAPPKTRAPRKSKKTETTAPSNPAHRGEASLVGASSPTTTLAQQDPEALATVLEAHPDYRLLRRLKPRLHWDGAASQGLVRVVILDTETTGLDHGKDKIMELALLRLDLDSATGLPVGDVQVYDGLQDPGMPIPADVVAITGLTQADVAGQTLDEARIAELLADVDLVIAHNAGFDRPFVEARIPRFRELAWACSFADIDWKAQWRSSAKLENLAQALGLFYDAHRAEMDCHALLAVLAQPLPVPGHSGLAHLVEASAHASYRLQANHAPFDAKDLLKARGYRWNAEQKVWHTFLKDGGTLQTECEWLKEHVYHQRSVVVQLEKLDAHVKYASRQGELIHRQL, from the coding sequence TTGAACCAAGACCCGCTCAGCTCTGACCTGTTTCCTGAGATTCGGCTGCCCCCAGCGCCGCCCAAGACACGAGCCCCCCGCAAATCAAAGAAGACCGAGACTACGGCACCCTCCAACCCAGCCCACCGTGGTGAGGCATCGTTGGTGGGGGCTAGCTCCCCAACGACTACCTTGGCCCAGCAAGACCCTGAGGCTCTGGCAACGGTATTGGAAGCGCACCCCGACTACCGACTGCTGCGTCGTCTCAAACCCCGTTTGCATTGGGATGGCGCTGCGTCCCAGGGTCTTGTCCGTGTGGTGATTCTGGACACCGAGACCACGGGTCTCGACCATGGCAAAGACAAAATCATGGAACTGGCGCTGCTGCGTCTAGATCTGGACAGCGCAACCGGGCTGCCCGTGGGGGATGTGCAGGTCTACGACGGGCTGCAAGACCCTGGCATGCCCATTCCCGCCGATGTGGTCGCTATTACCGGGTTGACCCAGGCCGACGTGGCAGGTCAGACATTAGACGAAGCACGTATTGCCGAATTGCTGGCTGACGTGGACCTTGTGATTGCCCACAACGCAGGGTTTGACCGGCCGTTTGTCGAGGCGCGTATTCCCCGATTTCGCGAGTTGGCATGGGCATGTTCTTTTGCCGATATCGACTGGAAGGCGCAGTGGCGCTCATCGGCCAAGCTGGAAAACCTAGCCCAAGCCCTTGGCTTGTTTTACGACGCTCACCGAGCAGAAATGGATTGCCATGCTTTGTTGGCTGTCTTGGCGCAGCCACTACCCGTGCCAGGCCATAGTGGCCTTGCCCATCTGGTGGAAGCCTCGGCACACGCCAGCTACCGCTTGCAGGCGAACCACGCACCTTTTGATGCCAAAGACTTGCTCAAGGCGCGAGGGTATCGCTGGAATGCCGAGCAGAAAGTTTGGCACACCTTTTTGAAGGACGGTGGTACTTTGCAGACCGAATGCGAATGGCTCAAAGAACACGTCTACCACCAACGCTCGGTGGTGGTGCAGCTAGAAAAGCTCGATGCGCATGTGAAGTACGCGTCACGCCAAGGGGAGTTGATTCATCGGCAGTTGTAA